One genomic segment of Caldimonas brevitalea includes these proteins:
- a CDS encoding class I SAM-dependent methyltransferase: protein MSADPHPRVTQSGAPDETQAVRERYARRPPVDPRYSLLNPSALLAAQERQRAIAALFARLGWWDLASRRMLEVGCGTGGNLLELLRLGCAPEHLQGIELLEERAEQARRVLPATLAVHCADALALAAQIEPGSQDVVYQSTVFSSLLDDTFQQRLADLMWSWVRPGGGVLWYDFIYDNPRNPDVRGVPLRRLRQLFPQGRLSVRRLTLAPPVARAVVRVHPSLYSLFNTLVPLRTHVLAWIEKSPSP from the coding sequence ATGTCAGCCGACCCCCACCCCCGCGTGACGCAAAGCGGTGCGCCCGATGAAACGCAGGCGGTGCGTGAGCGTTACGCGCGCCGCCCGCCGGTCGATCCGCGCTACAGCCTGCTGAACCCGTCCGCATTGCTCGCGGCACAAGAACGCCAGCGTGCGATCGCCGCCTTGTTTGCCCGCCTCGGGTGGTGGGACCTGGCGTCGCGCCGCATGCTGGAGGTCGGCTGCGGCACCGGTGGCAATCTGCTCGAACTGCTGCGCCTGGGCTGTGCGCCTGAACACCTGCAAGGCATCGAACTGCTCGAGGAGCGCGCCGAGCAGGCGCGGCGGGTGTTGCCGGCCACGCTCGCGGTGCACTGCGCCGACGCCCTCGCGCTGGCCGCACAGATCGAGCCCGGTAGCCAGGACGTGGTCTACCAGTCGACGGTGTTTTCCTCGCTGCTCGACGACACCTTCCAGCAGCGTTTGGCCGATTTGATGTGGTCGTGGGTGCGCCCCGGCGGTGGCGTGCTGTGGTACGACTTCATCTACGACAACCCCCGCAATCCGGATGTGCGGGGTGTGCCGCTGCGCCGCCTGCGCCAGCTGTTTCCGCAAGGCCGGCTGTCGGTGCGGCGGCTGACGCTGGCGCCGCCGGTGGCACGCGCCGTGGTGCGGGTCCATCCGTCGCTGTATTCCCTGTTCAACACCCTCGTCCCGCTGCGCACCCATGTGCTGGCGTGGATCGAAAAGAGCCCATCGCCATGA
- a CDS encoding glycosyltransferase family 2 protein, whose protein sequence is MSRRVSVIVPCRNERHHIEAFCASVAAQRLPADWGLEVVITDGRSDDGTRELLAELASRDARLVVIDNPGGIVSTGLNRALAKASGEVIVRMDVHTTYADDYIGQCLQTLATTGADNVGGPWHAEGVTPMQRAVAAAFQSRWLAGGARSRQLDYDGEVDTVYLGCWPRRSFERFGGFDETLVRNQDDEHNLRIVKGGGRIWQSPAIRSTYRPRAHLGALFRQYLQYGYWKPFVMKKHGQAASLRQLLPGLYVLVLGVSLLLAMCGVWPGLAGALAGAYAVAVLLASVLIARHTGLDLLWRLPAVIAAYHFGYGIGSVWGWCDVLRGATTGRPRFSRLTR, encoded by the coding sequence ATGAGCCGGCGCGTCTCGGTGATCGTGCCCTGCCGTAACGAGCGCCACCACATCGAGGCCTTCTGTGCTTCCGTGGCCGCACAGCGCTTGCCGGCCGACTGGGGCCTCGAGGTGGTGATCACCGACGGCCGCAGCGACGACGGCACCCGCGAGCTGCTGGCCGAACTGGCGTCCCGCGATGCGCGCCTGGTGGTGATCGACAACCCGGGCGGCATCGTCTCGACCGGCCTCAACCGTGCGCTGGCCAAGGCGAGCGGCGAGGTGATCGTGCGGATGGACGTGCACACCACCTATGCCGACGACTACATCGGCCAGTGCCTGCAGACCTTGGCTACCACCGGGGCCGACAACGTCGGCGGTCCGTGGCACGCCGAAGGTGTCACCCCGATGCAGCGGGCCGTGGCCGCCGCCTTCCAGTCGCGTTGGTTGGCGGGCGGCGCTCGTTCGCGCCAGCTCGACTACGACGGCGAGGTCGACACCGTCTACCTTGGCTGCTGGCCGCGCCGCAGCTTCGAGCGCTTCGGTGGCTTCGACGAGACGCTGGTGCGCAACCAGGACGACGAGCACAACCTGCGCATCGTCAAGGGCGGTGGCCGCATCTGGCAGTCGCCGGCGATCCGCTCGACCTACCGGCCGCGGGCCCACCTCGGCGCGCTGTTCCGCCAGTACCTGCAGTACGGCTACTGGAAACCCTTCGTGATGAAAAAGCACGGCCAGGCGGCATCGCTGCGTCAGCTGCTGCCCGGGCTGTATGTGCTCGTCCTGGGCGTGAGCCTGCTGCTCGCGATGTGTGGGGTCTGGCCGGGCCTGGCGGGCGCGCTCGCGGGTGCGTACGCCGTCGCTGTGCTGCTCGCGTCGGTGCTGATCGCCCGGCACACCGGCCTTGACTTGCTGTGGCGGCTGCCGGCGGTCATCGCCGCCTATCACTTCGGCTACGGCATCGGCTCGGTCTGGGGTTGGTGCGACGTGCTGCGCGGCGCGACCACCGGTCGGCCGCGCTTCTCGCGCCTGACGCGCTAG
- a CDS encoding glycosyltransferase family 4 protein translates to MSHGPHLLFFADAESVHTQRWVTAMVERGWHCSVVSRRHHPIPGATVHALSTPDGNWAWFAALPRVRRLAARLRPDIVHGHYVTSYGLWAAACGGAPRVLTGWGSDILVSPVYNRAVRLVTRFSLRRADLITADSQDMLDEIAHYRPKAALHQIFWGADTAKFRPQPRALRPFRIVSLRAWEPNYNIDVILDAVAALRARAPDEALELHLLGGGALESRLRAQAEALQLGSVVRFHGRVDEDRMAELVNQAHVSVSVPSSDATSVALLESMAAGLPVLVSDLPANRQWVDGTGGELLPPRNPQRLADALARLLGDPLLAGRMGEANRRKVEPHASRRHQMDRMDRLYRELLGKAYL, encoded by the coding sequence ATGAGCCACGGGCCGCATTTGCTGTTTTTCGCCGACGCCGAGAGCGTGCACACCCAGCGCTGGGTGACCGCGATGGTGGAACGCGGCTGGCATTGCAGCGTGGTGTCGCGCCGCCACCACCCGATCCCGGGCGCGACCGTGCATGCCCTCTCGACGCCCGACGGCAACTGGGCCTGGTTCGCCGCCTTGCCGCGCGTGCGACGGCTGGCGGCCCGGCTGCGGCCCGACATCGTGCACGGCCACTATGTCACCTCCTACGGCTTGTGGGCGGCCGCGTGCGGTGGGGCGCCGCGGGTGCTGACCGGGTGGGGCTCGGACATCCTGGTGTCGCCCGTGTACAACCGGGCGGTGCGCCTCGTCACGCGCTTCAGCTTGCGCCGCGCCGACCTGATCACGGCCGACAGCCAGGACATGCTGGACGAGATCGCCCACTACCGGCCGAAGGCCGCCCTGCACCAGATCTTCTGGGGTGCCGACACCGCCAAGTTCCGCCCCCAGCCGCGGGCGCTGCGGCCGTTTCGCATCGTCAGCCTGCGCGCCTGGGAGCCCAACTACAACATCGACGTGATCCTGGATGCGGTCGCCGCCTTGCGCGCGCGGGCACCCGACGAGGCCCTCGAGCTGCACCTGCTCGGCGGCGGTGCGCTGGAGTCGCGTCTGCGGGCCCAGGCCGAGGCCTTGCAGCTCGGCTCGGTGGTGCGCTTCCACGGGCGCGTCGACGAAGATCGCATGGCCGAGCTGGTGAACCAGGCCCACGTGAGCGTCTCGGTGCCGAGCAGCGACGCGACCTCGGTGGCCTTGCTCGAATCGATGGCCGCCGGCTTGCCGGTGCTGGTGTCCGACCTGCCCGCCAATCGCCAGTGGGTCGACGGCACGGGCGGCGAACTGCTGCCGCCGCGCAATCCGCAGCGATTGGCCGACGCGCTCGCCCGCTTGCTGGGCGATCCGCTGCTGGCCGGCCGGATGGGCGAGGCCAACCGCCGCAAGGTCGAGCCTCACGCATCGCGCCGGCATCAGATGGACCGGATGGACCGGCTCTATCGCGAACTGCTCGGAAAGGCCTACTTGTGA
- a CDS encoding acyltransferase yields MLYGLRRHDGVWLPHTRVSTTSELQGEARLQIEDHVYIGHFNFIDASGGLTIGEGTQITHHVAVLTHSSHVATRLMGRQYWGHPEPVGVQRAATHIGPYCFIGAHSVVMPGSRLGRGVLVRAFSYVDGDFPDHAVIGGQPARVLGDVRDLDAAWIARHPELAPHYCGTGWAPSPSSEP; encoded by the coding sequence ATGTTGTACGGCCTGCGCCGTCACGACGGCGTGTGGCTGCCGCACACCCGCGTCAGCACGACGAGCGAGTTGCAGGGCGAGGCGCGGCTGCAGATCGAGGACCATGTCTACATCGGCCACTTCAACTTCATCGACGCCTCGGGCGGGCTGACGATCGGCGAGGGCACGCAGATCACGCACCACGTCGCGGTGCTGACACATTCGTCGCATGTCGCGACGCGTTTGATGGGGCGGCAGTACTGGGGCCACCCCGAGCCGGTCGGCGTGCAGCGCGCGGCCACCCACATCGGCCCCTATTGCTTCATCGGCGCCCACAGCGTCGTGATGCCCGGCAGCCGGCTGGGCCGCGGTGTGCTGGTGCGCGCCTTCAGCTATGTCGACGGCGACTTCCCCGACCACGCCGTGATCGGCGGCCAGCCGGCCCGGGTGCTCGGCGACGTGCGGGATCTCGACGCGGCCTGGATCGCGCGCCACCCCGAGCTCGCGCCCCACTACTGCGGCACTGGCTGGGCCCCGTCCCCGTCGAGCGAACCATGA
- a CDS encoding lipopolysaccharide biosynthesis protein, with the protein MSRPSLSRGALSHFAAKLVAIGLGLVIVVIVARQGPHEQGVFSLLVATESVYAALFSGLGLVIARQVSHHRQDSGAWLAGALALALLGGVLGAGVFAGLGLAVGDEPAYRFLPLLALAAPLLLLSPTVSGLYLGQGRMGPINAIALAPPIFTLAVLAGWWAWVGDPGLMEVLAIWLAARALTGALAAIWAWRDSGAAGFAWAQWRGQARFCTVVGLTNLVSWLNYRVDLFIVERYAGVGVAGVYSVAVTAAELLWFVSSSVSVAAYARIGSPDRVAATGLTVRVMHLNLAILLLVSPVLIALAWWVLPHLLGPAYVASVPLLCLLLPGVWAYASASTLSAYYTNFLGRPQLSAAVAALSLAVNVVVCALLVPRLGAVGGALATSASYLLAIGWGLALFRRHAGLRWAELLRPRPAQLVADLSAPLRAAAR; encoded by the coding sequence ATGTCCCGTCCCTCGCTGTCCCGCGGTGCCTTGAGCCATTTCGCCGCCAAGCTGGTTGCGATCGGGCTGGGCCTGGTCATCGTCGTGATCGTCGCGCGCCAGGGGCCGCACGAGCAGGGTGTGTTCTCGCTGCTGGTGGCCACCGAGTCGGTCTACGCGGCACTGTTTTCAGGCCTGGGTCTGGTGATCGCGCGGCAGGTGTCGCACCACCGTCAGGACAGTGGCGCCTGGCTGGCGGGCGCGCTGGCGCTGGCGCTGCTCGGCGGCGTGCTGGGCGCGGGCGTGTTCGCAGGGCTGGGCCTGGCGGTCGGCGACGAGCCCGCCTATCGCTTCCTGCCCTTGCTGGCGCTCGCGGCGCCGTTGCTGCTGCTGTCACCCACGGTGTCCGGTCTCTACCTTGGGCAGGGCCGCATGGGCCCCATCAACGCGATCGCGCTGGCGCCGCCGATCTTCACGCTGGCGGTCTTGGCCGGCTGGTGGGCCTGGGTCGGCGACCCGGGGCTGATGGAAGTGCTCGCCATCTGGCTGGCGGCTCGGGCACTGACCGGGGCGCTGGCCGCCATCTGGGCCTGGCGTGACAGCGGTGCCGCCGGCTTTGCTTGGGCCCAGTGGCGCGGGCAGGCGCGGTTTTGTACCGTGGTCGGCCTGACCAATCTGGTGAGTTGGCTCAACTACCGGGTCGACCTGTTCATCGTGGAACGTTATGCCGGGGTCGGCGTCGCGGGCGTCTATTCGGTGGCGGTGACCGCGGCCGAACTGCTGTGGTTCGTCTCGTCGTCGGTCAGTGTCGCGGCCTATGCCCGCATCGGGTCGCCGGACCGCGTGGCGGCCACCGGCCTCACGGTGCGGGTGATGCACCTCAACCTCGCCATCCTGCTGCTGGTTTCGCCGGTGCTGATCGCGCTGGCCTGGTGGGTGCTGCCGCACCTGCTCGGCCCCGCCTACGTGGCCTCGGTGCCGCTGCTGTGTTTGTTGTTGCCCGGCGTCTGGGCCTATGCCAGCGCGTCGACGCTGTCGGCTTACTACACCAACTTTCTGGGCCGCCCGCAGCTGTCGGCCGCGGTGGCGGCGCTGTCGCTGGCGGTCAACGTGGTCGTCTGCGCGCTGCTGGTGCCGCGGCTCGGTGCGGTGGGCGGTGCGCTGGCCACTTCGGCGTCGTACCTGCTCGCGATCGGCTGGGGGCTGGCGCTGTTCCGTCGCCACGCCGGCCTGCGTTGGGCCGAGCTGCTGCGCCCGCGGCCAGCGCAACTGGTGGCCGACCTGAGCGCCCCCCTGCGGGCCGCGGCCCGGTAG
- the lysS gene encoding lysine--tRNA ligase, whose protein sequence is MTDRATPPSSPDATASDPNQLIAERREKLSQIRQQGVAFPNDFKPSHAAAALHAEYGELANEALEPQGIQVRVAGRMMLKRLMGKASFCTLQDASGRIQLFITNDGVGDAVHTAFKHWDLGDILGCEGTLFKTRTGELSVRVSALRLLTKSLRPLPDKFHGMTDQEQKYRQRYVDLITDDDARQRFVARSKAISSIRSFMIDNGFLEVETPMLHPIPGGANAKPFVTHHNALDQEMFLRIAPELYLKRLVVGGFERVFEINRNFRNEGISVRHNPEFTMMEFYAAYWNYHDLMDYTEAVIRHAARQAAGTATLSYQGKPVDLERPFARLSIRDAIVRHASSVSAEQIDDIEHLRGVLRKAGAEAPAHWGLAQVQFAVFEALVEEQLWEPTFIIDHPVEVSPLARASDTNPEVTERFELYITGREIANGFSELNDAEDQAARFHAQVANKNAGDEEAMFFDADFIRALEYGMPPTGGCGIGIDRLIMLVTDSANIRDVILFPALRKEA, encoded by the coding sequence ATGACCGACCGCGCGACGCCGCCCTCTTCCCCGGACGCAACTGCTTCCGACCCCAATCAGCTGATCGCCGAACGCCGCGAGAAGCTGTCCCAGATCCGCCAGCAAGGTGTCGCTTTCCCGAACGACTTCAAGCCCAGCCATGCGGCCGCGGCCTTGCACGCCGAATACGGCGAGCTGGCCAACGAAGCGCTGGAGCCACAGGGCATCCAGGTGCGCGTGGCCGGCCGCATGATGCTGAAGCGGCTGATGGGCAAGGCCAGCTTCTGCACGCTGCAGGACGCGAGCGGCCGCATCCAGCTGTTCATCACCAACGACGGTGTCGGCGATGCGGTGCACACCGCCTTCAAGCACTGGGACCTGGGCGACATCCTCGGCTGTGAGGGCACGCTGTTCAAGACGCGCACCGGCGAGCTGTCGGTGCGCGTGAGCGCGCTGCGCCTGCTGACCAAGAGCCTGCGGCCGCTGCCGGACAAGTTCCACGGCATGACCGACCAGGAGCAGAAGTACCGCCAGCGTTACGTCGACCTGATCACCGACGACGACGCGCGTCAGCGGTTCGTCGCGCGCAGCAAGGCGATTTCGTCGATCCGCAGCTTCATGATCGACAACGGCTTTCTCGAAGTCGAGACGCCGATGCTGCACCCCATCCCGGGCGGCGCCAACGCCAAGCCCTTCGTGACCCACCACAACGCGCTCGACCAGGAAATGTTCCTGCGCATCGCGCCCGAGCTGTACCTCAAGCGGCTGGTGGTGGGCGGCTTCGAGCGGGTGTTCGAGATCAACCGGAACTTCCGCAACGAAGGCATCTCGGTGCGTCACAACCCCGAGTTCACGATGATGGAGTTCTACGCGGCCTACTGGAACTACCACGACCTGATGGACTACACCGAGGCGGTGATCCGCCACGCGGCACGCCAGGCCGCGGGCACTGCGACGCTGAGCTACCAAGGCAAGCCGGTCGACCTGGAACGCCCGTTCGCGCGCCTGAGCATCCGCGACGCCATCGTGCGGCACGCCAGCTCGGTCAGCGCCGAACAGATCGACGACATCGAGCACTTGCGCGGCGTGTTGCGCAAGGCCGGGGCCGAGGCGCCGGCGCACTGGGGCCTGGCGCAAGTGCAGTTCGCGGTGTTCGAGGCGCTGGTCGAAGAGCAGCTGTGGGAGCCGACCTTCATCATCGACCACCCGGTCGAAGTGTCGCCGCTGGCCCGCGCCTCCGACACCAACCCCGAGGTGACCGAGCGCTTCGAGCTCTACATCACCGGCCGCGAGATCGCCAACGGCTTCAGCGAGCTGAACGACGCCGAAGACCAGGCCGCACGCTTCCACGCGCAGGTGGCGAACAAGAACGCCGGCGATGAAGAGGCGATGTTTTTCGACGCCGACTTCATCCGCGCGCTCGAATACGGCATGCCGCCGACCGGCGGTTGCGGCATCGGCATCGACCGGCTCATCATGCTGGTGACCGACTCGGCCAACATCCGCGACGTCATCCTGTTCCCGGCACTGCGCAAAGAGGCATGA
- a CDS encoding pyridoxamine 5'-phosphate oxidase family protein, with amino-acid sequence MSDDTRLDSLDLIENAIWEQLVDAAHHKGHDWRTPVLATATPDGVNARTVVLREIRRGQRELLFYTDSRAAKVQEIATAPHGMLVMWSPQLSWQLRCQVALDVQYSGLDVLSRWAQVKLSPAAQDYLSAVAPGTPVDLATPPQRASREHFAVVTAAVTSLDWLELHPEGHRRARFDVDGARWLQP; translated from the coding sequence ATGAGCGACGACACGCGGCTCGACTCGCTGGACCTGATCGAAAACGCGATCTGGGAGCAGCTGGTCGACGCGGCCCACCACAAGGGTCACGACTGGCGTACCCCGGTGCTGGCCACCGCGACGCCCGACGGCGTCAATGCGCGCACGGTGGTGCTGCGCGAGATCCGGCGCGGGCAGCGTGAGCTGCTTTTCTATACCGACTCGCGCGCGGCCAAGGTGCAGGAGATCGCGACGGCCCCTCACGGCATGCTGGTGATGTGGTCCCCGCAACTCAGCTGGCAGCTGCGCTGCCAGGTGGCGCTCGACGTGCAGTACAGCGGGCTCGACGTGCTGTCGCGCTGGGCCCAGGTGAAGCTGTCGCCGGCCGCGCAGGACTATTTGTCGGCGGTGGCCCCCGGTACGCCGGTCGACCTGGCCACGCCGCCGCAGCGTGCCAGCCGCGAGCATTTCGCGGTGGTCACCGCCGCCGTGACGTCGCTGGACTGGCTGGAGTTGCACCCGGAAGGCCACCGTCGGGCGCGTTTCGATGTCGATGGCGCCCGCTGGCTGCAGCCTTGA
- a CDS encoding enoyl-CoA hydratase, whose protein sequence is MDTQLILSEVRGTAALKTAVLTLNRPKQLNALNDTLMDELGQALDRLDRDDTIGCIVITGSEKAFAAGADIAAMASWTYMDVYKSDYITRNWETLKRVRKPVIAAVAGYALGGGCELAMMCDFIIAADSARFGQPEIKLGVIPGAGGTQRLPRAISKAKAMDLVLTARMMDAAEAERAGLVSRVVPADKLLEEAFAAADAICGYSLPSLMAAKECVNRAFEAPLNEGMLFERRAFHALFGTEDQKEGMDAFVNKRKPEFRQR, encoded by the coding sequence GTGGACACTCAATTGATCCTCAGCGAAGTGCGCGGCACCGCCGCTCTCAAAACCGCCGTGCTGACCCTCAATCGGCCCAAGCAACTCAACGCCTTGAACGACACATTGATGGACGAGTTGGGGCAGGCACTGGATCGGCTCGACCGTGACGACACGATTGGTTGCATCGTGATCACCGGTAGCGAAAAGGCCTTTGCGGCGGGCGCCGACATCGCAGCGATGGCGTCCTGGACCTACATGGACGTTTACAAGTCCGACTACATCACGCGCAACTGGGAGACGCTCAAGCGCGTGCGCAAGCCGGTGATCGCGGCGGTGGCCGGCTATGCGCTGGGGGGCGGCTGTGAGCTGGCGATGATGTGCGACTTCATCATCGCGGCCGACAGCGCACGGTTCGGCCAGCCCGAAATCAAACTCGGCGTCATCCCCGGGGCCGGTGGCACGCAGCGGCTGCCGCGCGCCATCTCCAAGGCGAAGGCGATGGACCTGGTGCTGACGGCGCGCATGATGGACGCGGCCGAGGCCGAGCGGGCCGGGCTGGTGTCGCGGGTGGTGCCGGCCGACAAGCTGCTGGAAGAGGCGTTCGCCGCGGCCGACGCGATCTGCGGCTACTCGCTGCCCAGCCTGATGGCAGCCAAGGAATGTGTCAATCGCGCCTTCGAAGCGCCGCTCAACGAAGGCATGTTGTTCGAGCGGCGCGCCTTCCACGCGCTGTTCGGCACCGAAGATCAGAAAGAAGGCATGGACGCCTTCGTCAACAAGCGCAAGCCGGAGTTCCGGCAGCGCTGA
- a CDS encoding DUF3108 domain-containing protein, producing MLLLVLFVALSHFWLTGEVADRLPTAEGEAMPQRLQVMYTRQLELAPPPPAPAPARRPAAAPRPRRSARVPTPVPTPEMPAASASAPDAAASVAEPALPADLQPVEATASAPEAVASAPVADPAASAVAEAASAAAPSATASGSDAAGGEPAGTGTAPQAFEWPPSTRMSYTLSGYYRGEVSGSAQVEWIKEGDRYQVHVDVYVGPSFAPLMSRRMSSDGAITPDGLAPRRYDEVTSMPFRQRRASVVFEPEWVTLNNGRQVPAQPGVQDTASQFVQLTQRLLRHPELLRPGQAIEFPLALPRRQDRWRYDVVGEERLETPFGSLPAYHLVPRREVASRDELTAEIWFAPSLMYLPVRIRIQQDAETYIDLMLSKLPEQALPVMRRNRETPP from the coding sequence TTGCTGCTGCTCGTGCTCTTCGTTGCGCTGTCGCATTTTTGGCTGACGGGTGAGGTGGCGGACCGGCTGCCGACGGCCGAGGGCGAGGCAATGCCGCAGCGGCTGCAGGTGATGTACACACGGCAACTCGAACTGGCCCCGCCACCGCCGGCACCTGCGCCGGCTCGCCGCCCGGCCGCGGCGCCCCGCCCTCGGCGTTCGGCCCGTGTCCCCACGCCGGTGCCGACCCCGGAAATGCCCGCCGCTTCGGCGTCGGCCCCCGACGCGGCCGCATCGGTTGCGGAACCAGCGCTTCCGGCCGACCTGCAGCCGGTCGAAGCGACGGCCTCCGCGCCGGAGGCCGTCGCATCAGCGCCTGTCGCCGACCCCGCCGCTTCTGCCGTTGCCGAGGCGGCCTCCGCCGCTGCACCGAGCGCGACGGCGTCCGGGTCCGACGCGGCCGGCGGCGAGCCGGCAGGCACGGGCACCGCCCCGCAAGCTTTCGAGTGGCCCCCGTCGACCCGCATGAGCTACACGCTGTCGGGCTATTACCGCGGTGAGGTGAGCGGTAGCGCGCAAGTGGAGTGGATCAAGGAGGGCGACCGCTACCAGGTGCACGTCGATGTCTACGTCGGCCCCAGCTTCGCACCGCTGATGAGCCGCCGCATGAGCAGCGACGGCGCGATCACGCCGGACGGATTGGCGCCACGACGTTACGACGAGGTGACGTCGATGCCGTTTCGGCAACGCCGCGCCAGCGTGGTGTTCGAGCCTGAGTGGGTGACGCTGAACAACGGCCGGCAGGTGCCGGCCCAGCCGGGCGTGCAGGACACCGCGAGCCAGTTCGTGCAGCTGACGCAGCGGCTGCTGCGCCACCCCGAACTGCTGCGCCCCGGGCAGGCCATCGAGTTCCCGCTCGCGTTGCCACGCCGCCAGGACCGCTGGCGTTATGACGTGGTGGGCGAAGAGCGGCTGGAGACGCCGTTCGGCAGCCTGCCGGCCTATCACCTCGTGCCGCGCCGCGAGGTGGCCTCGCGTGACGAACTGACGGCCGAGATCTGGTTCGCTCCCAGCTTGATGTATTTGCCGGTGCGCATCCGCATCCAGCAGGACGCCGAGACCTATATCGACCTGATGCTCTCGAAGCTGCCGGAGCAGGCCTTGCCGGTCATGCGCCGGAATCGAGAAACGCCGCCTTGA